TCATAGTGGTTTACTTTACAACCTAACGTATGGAACGCAACAGTTGACATTGATCATCACCCCATCAATTCAAAATGATACGAAGCAGCACTTAACGCGTATAACGGCGCCGTTTCTGTTCTTAAAATTCTTGGTCCTAAACTACATGGTACAAATTTATGTTCACGAAGCGCTGTAATCTCTTCTTCAGCTAAACCGCCTTCTGGGCCAAATACAATCAATAGCTTTTGACCTGGTTTCATCGTCGTTAAAGCTTTCGCAAAGTTAGATTTCTCGCCTTGTTTTGCTTCCTCTTCGTAAGCAACAAGACAAACATCATACTCACCACTCATCGAAAGCAATTGTTTAAATGATGCCGGAGCATGTACTTCTGGAACTTCACTTCTATGTGATTGTTCCGCAGCTTCTTTCACAATTTTTCTTAAACGCTCAACTTTTTTATCAGCTTTTTTCGCATCCCATTTTACGATAGAGCGAGATGCTTGAAATGGTAAGAATGCAGCCGCCCCAAGCTCAGTTCCTTTTTGGAAAATTAACTCGAGCTTGTCTCCTTTCGGCAGTCCACTTGCAATCGTCACGAAAACAGGAAGTTCACTTGACGTCTCTACCCATTCTACAATAGCCGTATTAATAAATTCACTGGTAATTTCATCAATTGAACATATGGCTGTTTTTCCGTTTACACAGCAATAAATGTGATCACCAGCTGACATACGCATCACTCTTGCGATATGATGTACGTCATCACCTACAATGCGAATACTTGTCTCATTTACATATTTCTCTTCTACAAAATAACGTTGCATATAATCACCTTAGTAGAGTTTCGTTCCTTTCGTAAGTGTTGACTTACGAAAAGAACGAAACGTTATCATTTTTCATA
This Bacillus paramycoides DNA region includes the following protein-coding sequences:
- a CDS encoding 16S rRNA (uracil(1498)-N(3))-methyltransferase; the encoded protein is MQRYFVEEKYVNETSIRIVGDDVHHIARVMRMSAGDHIYCCVNGKTAICSIDEITSEFINTAIVEWVETSSELPVFVTIASGLPKGDKLELIFQKGTELGAAAFLPFQASRSIVKWDAKKADKKVERLRKIVKEAAEQSHRSEVPEVHAPASFKQLLSMSGEYDVCLVAYEEEAKQGEKSNFAKALTTMKPGQKLLIVFGPEGGLAEEEITALREHKFVPCSLGPRILRTETAPLYALSAASYHFELMG